The Synechococcus sp. WH 8101 sequence GCGCCAGGGCCTCCACCGGTTGTTGTGGCGGCTGCTCCAGCCTCTGACGCAGGGTTTCCGGCACCGCCTGCCATTGCGCAGCGTGATGCAGGAGCGCACCGGGTGATCCCGCTGCCAGGGCGGCCAGATCCGGCTGCTTCAGGGCCTCAAGGGCCGACGACGCCAGCGCTGGATCCAACCGCTCCAGCACCTGATGCATCGCCTCAGCGCTGAGCCTCACAAAACGGATCTGCTGACAGCGCGAACGAATGGTGTCGAGCAACCGCTCGGGGGCCGCCGACACCAGGATCAACAAGCCATGCCCGGGTTCCTCCAGGGTTTTGAGCAGAGCATTCGCTGCGGCCTCCGCCATCGCTTCCGGCTCCTCCAGCACCACGAGACCACGCCGTGCCTCCAGCGGCTGCCGTGCCAGGAAGCGGCCGAGCTCCCGGATCTGCTCCAGACGCACCTGGGGAGGGGAGCGTCGATTCACTCCGGCCTCCTCCGCTTCGGAGCGGGGCACGAGGCGCCCCTGATGGCTGTAGGTGGGTTCCAC is a genomic window containing:
- a CDS encoding DNA polymerase III subunit delta', whose translation is MTALFADLVGQPLAVSLLEAALRCDRIAPAYLLHGPDGVGRRLAALRFLEGVLADGEPDSRQRRRLEARNHPDLLWVEPTYSHQGRLVPRSEAEEAGVNRRSPPQVRLEQIRELGRFLARQPLEARRGLVVLEEPEAMAEAAANALLKTLEEPGHGLLILVSAAPERLLDTIRSRCQQIRFVRLSAEAMHQVLERLDPALASSALEALKQPDLAALAAGSPGALLHHAAQWQAVPETLRQRLEQPPQQPVEALALARELSEELNGEQQLWLLAWWEQVRWRQQGREQDLQRLQRLRQQLLAYVQPRLAWEVALLDLLVVNA